The genomic DNA AACAGGTAGGGAGCAAAAAAGAAAAGCAACCAGCCCAGAGTGATGCAGGAAAGATCGACAGCGGGCGTAACAACCCAGAGTGTATGTGTTTTTTTGACAGACATAGGACGTAATTCCAATCCTCTCTACGAATCAGCGGAGCGGGGTACAACTGCGCCAGCAGTTCATCAACGGCGGATTTTGTAACAACTTGAGGTAGCGGGGCGGGATTCGTCTATTCGTCTATTCGTCTATTCGCGCTTTTCTCGTCTATTCGTCCACTCGTTCCAATTCCTGAACAATAGCCGTATGCCCTTTTGCCCTGGCCCACATCAAGGCTGTAACGCCGTCTTTGTCCTCAATTGCGACATCGGCACCACCTCTTAAGAGCGCGCGGACAGCTTCGACGTGTCCTTCAAACGCAGCGGCCATCAAGGGCGTGCGGCCCTCTCTGTCGGGCGCATTGACATTCGCGCCCACTTCCAGTAGAAATTCGATTCGTTCGGTTTTACCATCCCACGCAGCCCCCATCAAAGCTGTATCGCCCATGTTATCCCTGGCGTTGAGGTCTGCTCCTCTTGCTATGAGCACCCGCACGGTTTGGCGGTGATCTTGTAAAATAGCACGCATCAGAGGGGTTTCGCCAGCACCGCCTCTGATATTGGGAATACCTCCTTTTGTCAGGAGCGTATCGACAATAGCGGTATGACCTTTGAATGCAGCCAATAGCAAGGGGGTATCGCCCAGGTTGTCTTTGGCATTGGGATCGGCACCCGCATTCAGGAGGGCATCGACCATATCTGTTTGGCCTTCGATTGACGCCCAGGTGAGCGCAGTCCGGCTGTCCTTATCTCTGATATTGGGATCAGCGCCGTTTTCGAGGAGAACTTTTACCGCATATGTATGGCCTGCAACAATCGCGCTCATGAGAGCCGTGCGTTCGTCGTTATCCTGCGCGTTGAC from Gemmatimonadota bacterium includes the following:
- a CDS encoding ankyrin repeat domain-containing protein gives rise to the protein MFRNIFTCIFFFFTAAQANGTQLLEAAAKGNLSDVQARLSAGDNANARDKYGTTVLMVAARGGHTDIVNALLDKSADPNAQGMSGETALIVAAFQGHIQTVQALLSGKADPNIQDKHGATALMSAAFDGHTDIVNVLLKKGANLHLKNAHGATALMPAAVEGHTTTLQALIDAGADVNAQDNDERTALMSAIVAGHTYAVKVLLENGADPNIRDKDSRTALTWASIEGQTDMVDALLNAGADPNAKDNLGDTPLLLAAFKGHTAIVDTLLTKGGIPNIRGGAGETPLMRAILQDHRQTVRVLIARGADLNARDNMGDTALMGAAWDGKTERIEFLLEVGANVNAPDREGRTPLMAAAFEGHVEAVRALLRGGADVAIEDKDGVTALMWARAKGHTAIVQELERVDE